The sequence GGCGGCCAGCACCTTGCCATCGGCGCTGCGCCCCGAGGACAAGGGGACATTCCCCGCCGCGCCCGTGGCCGCCAGCAACACAGTGTCCGAGGTCGAGGTATCGCTATCGACCGAAATCGCATTGAAGCTGCGCTTGGTCGCGGCGGACAGGATGGATTGCAGCCCGTCCTGCGTGACAGCCGCATCGGTGAAGACATAGCCCAGCATCGTCGCCATATCCGGCGCGATCATGCCCGAGCCTTTCGCGAAGCCCATGACCTTTACAGGGACGCCACCGATCTCGACCTCGGCCATCGCGCCCTTGGGGAAGGTATCGGTCGTCATGATGGCGCGCGCCGCATCCTCGGCGGCATCCGGCGACAGACGCTCTACCAGCCCCGGCAGGGCGTCGGTGATCTTTTCGGCCGGCAGCGGTTCACCGATCACGCCGGTGGACGAGGTGAACACATGCCCGGCCGGCACATTCAGCGCCGCCGCGGCGGCTTGTGCGATCGTGGCCACATCGCTGGCCCCGCGCTGCCCGGTAAAGGTGTTGGCATTGCCGGAATTCACCACGATGGCGAAGCCGCCCTTGGGCGCATCGCCCAGCATCTCGAGCTTGTCCTCGCAGTCGAGAACGGCAGCCGAGCGCGTGGCCGACCGGGTGAAAACCCCCGCCAGGGTGCTGCCCGGTGCGATCTCGGCCAACATGACATCGGTGCGGTTCTTGTAGCGCACCCCGGCCTGCGCGGTGGCGAAGCGCACGCCGTCGATAACAGGCAGATCGGGGAAACGCGCGGGCGCGAGTGGCGAGACAAGCGGCGCGGCCTTGACGGCGGCCACGCGCTTGGGCGCGGTCTTCCTGGCCTTTTTCGCGCCTTTCTTGCCGGACGTGTTCTTGGCCTTTTTGGCGGACTTGTCCTTTGATTTGCCTTTTTTGGCCTTCTTGTCGTGTTTCGCCATCGCGCCCCTGAGCCCCGATGTTACTGGTCGAGCAATTCAGTATCCGCGATCACGGCGGGGTCAATCTCCGTTGTGGCGCGGTCGATCTCGGCGGCGGTCATCAACTCGTCGACGCGGGCATCGACACGGGCGCGGCGCATGCCTTCGATCAATTCGGCGCGCACATCCTCGAGCGCGGGCGGCTCCTGCTCGCGGGTGTCAGACAGCAGCACGACATGCCAGCCGAACTGCGTCTCGACGGGGGGCGAGACCTCGCCGGGTTGCAGCGCCATGACGGCATTCTCGAACGCGGGCACCATCATGCCGGCGGTGAACCACCCCAGCGACCCGCCATTCGGGCCCGACGGCCCAATGGAATGCTCGGCGGCAAGCTCGGCGAAATCGGCACCTTCGGCCAAGTCGTCGATCAGGGCCTGCGCGTCCTCTTCGCTTTCCACCAGGATGTGGCTGGCATTGTATTCAGTCACCGGCTCGGCATTGGCATATTGCGCGTCATATGCGGCCTGGATCTCTTCGTCGGTGATTTCGGCCATGGCGACCTCGTCGAGGAACATCGAGGCGAGAATCGCGCGGCGTTCATTGGCAAGGCTCAATTCCATCGCCGCGGTCATGTCCTGGGCGGCGACATCGGCCAGCACCTGCTGCTGCACCAACTGCTCCAGCATGCCGTCGAAAAGAACCTCGGCCGGCAATTGCTGGTACTGTTCCGGCAACATCGCGCGCATGGCGATCAGATGGCCCACGGTGATTTCGGATCCGTTGACGGTGGCCAGAACGGTTTCGGCGGTCACCTCGTCCTGGGCAAGGGCAGGCAGGGCGATCAGGGCCGAAACGGCGACACCGGCGAAAAACGATTTCATGGAAAACTTCCCTTGGTTGAACGACCGGGCGACGACGCCCCTTTGGCCGCGTTGACACGGATGTGGCCGCCCCTTATGTCCCTTGCGGGTTTCGCATCGGGGCCTTGGCCGTCTTGCCGCCGTTGATAGACCGCCGCGATGGGTCGAACAACCCGGATGCCCCACACGATGATTTGAGATGTCCGGGCTGCGCGTGCGCCGCGCGTCCGCAGGGAAAAGGCGTTACGCATGCTGGGTTTCGGTACGATCGCAAAAAAGGTTTTCGGCACACCGAATGACCGCAGGGTCAAGTCCGTCCGCCCCATCGTCGCCCGCATCAACGCGCTCGAGCCCGAGTTCGAAACCCTCACCGATACCGAGATCGTCGCCAAGACCGCCGAGTTGCGCAACCGCGCCATCAATGGCGAAAGCCTCGATGATCTCTTGCCCGAGGCCTTTGCCAACTGTCGCGAGGGCGCGCGCCGCGCCCTTGGCCTGCGGGCCTTCGACGTGCAGTTGATCGGCGGCATCTTCCTGCACCAGGGCAACATCGCCGAGATGAAGACCGGCGAAGGCAAGACGCTGGTCGCGACCTTTCCGGCCTATCTGAACGCGCTGACGGGCAAAGGCGTGCATATCGTCACCGTCAACGATTACCTGGCCAAGCGCGACGCGGATTGGATGGGCAAGGTCTTTACCGCGCTCGGCATGACCACCGGCGTCGTCTACCCGCGCCAGCCCGACGACGAAAAGCGCGCCGCCTACCGCGCCGACATCACCTATGCCACCAACAACGAACTGGGCTTTGACTATCTGCGCGACAACATGCGCGGCAGCCTCGAAGACATGGCACAGCGCGGGCACAACTTCGCCATCGTGGACGAGGTCGACTCGATCCTCATCGACGAGGCGCGGACGCCGCTGATCATCTCGGGGCCGTCTCAGGACCGCTCCGACCTCTATGTCGCCATCGACAAGGTCATCCCCGAGATCCGCGAAGAGCATTACACGCTGGACGAAAAACAGCGCAACGCGACCTTCACCGACGAAGGCAACGAATTTCTGGAAGAGAAACTG comes from Roseibacterium elongatum DSM 19469 and encodes:
- the argJ gene encoding bifunctional glutamate N-acetyltransferase/amino-acid acetyltransferase ArgJ, whose protein sequence is MAKHDKKAKKGKSKDKSAKKAKNTSGKKGAKKARKTAPKRVAAVKAAPLVSPLAPARFPDLPVIDGVRFATAQAGVRYKNRTDVMLAEIAPGSTLAGVFTRSATRSAAVLDCEDKLEMLGDAPKGGFAIVVNSGNANTFTGQRGASDVATIAQAAAAALNVPAGHVFTSSTGVIGEPLPAEKITDALPGLVERLSPDAAEDAARAIMTTDTFPKGAMAEVEIGGVPVKVMGFAKGSGMIAPDMATMLGYVFTDAAVTQDGLQSILSAATKRSFNAISVDSDTSTSDTVLLAATGAAGNVPLSSGRSADGKVLAAAIEAVMTDLALQIVRDGEGATKLVEVRVTGAKTARDADKVARAIANSPLVKTAVAGEDPNWGRIVMAVGKSGATADRDLLTIRLGDIVVAEKGWVAESYREEDGAAYMKGQEVLIAVDMGLGKGEAVMWTCDLTNRYIEINADYRS
- a CDS encoding peptidylprolyl isomerase, whose protein sequence is MKSFFAGVAVSALIALPALAQDEVTAETVLATVNGSEITVGHLIAMRAMLPEQYQQLPAEVLFDGMLEQLVQQQVLADVAAQDMTAAMELSLANERRAILASMFLDEVAMAEITDEEIQAAYDAQYANAEPVTEYNASHILVESEEDAQALIDDLAEGADFAELAAEHSIGPSGPNGGSLGWFTAGMMVPAFENAVMALQPGEVSPPVETQFGWHVVLLSDTREQEPPALEDVRAELIEGMRRARVDARVDELMTAAEIDRATTEIDPAVIADTELLDQ